Proteins found in one Bordetella genomosp. 11 genomic segment:
- a CDS encoding DUF3275 family protein: protein MATTSAPGQSVSPIIVPGQLALRTIRGRNGPFTVGRLTTHLGVFEVKDPELEQYPEGKYDGEFIIRYIFPRSYPVGGGMRFEIRASLDGMTLIGIDKLSRDEARGFATQDVDPLDEEQGTQPAATPAKPTKVSRPAKPAPEQVSADPLVDTTPFGVDAPTPAAAAAHGGTEDGDAGLFGLLWPLGESVKLDSTIDRRTLRAQIARLGEMGYALDFKTQEWSRQAELQPA, encoded by the coding sequence ATGGCAACCACATCGGCACCCGGGCAATCGGTATCACCCATCATCGTTCCGGGGCAACTCGCGCTGCGCACCATCCGCGGCAGGAACGGCCCGTTCACGGTCGGCCGCCTCACCACACACCTCGGTGTGTTCGAGGTCAAGGACCCCGAGCTGGAGCAGTACCCCGAAGGCAAGTACGACGGGGAGTTCATCATCCGCTACATCTTCCCGCGGTCCTATCCGGTCGGTGGCGGGATGCGGTTCGAGATCCGCGCCAGCCTCGACGGAATGACGCTCATCGGTATCGACAAACTGAGCCGCGACGAAGCACGCGGCTTCGCCACCCAGGACGTCGATCCGCTCGATGAAGAGCAAGGGACGCAGCCTGCGGCAACGCCGGCCAAGCCCACCAAGGTGTCCAGGCCCGCCAAGCCCGCCCCCGAGCAGGTGTCCGCGGACCCTCTCGTCGATACCACGCCCTTCGGCGTGGATGCACCGACGCCCGCTGCGGCGGCTGCCCACGGCGGCACCGAGGACGGCGACGCCGGTCTGTTCGGCCTGCTCTGGCCGCTGGGCGAGTCCGTGAAACTGGATTCGACCATCGACCGCCGCACCCTGCGTGCTCAGATCGCCCGCCTGGGCGAAATGGGCTACGCGCTGGACTTCAAGACGCAGGAGTGGAGCCGCCAGGCCGAACTGCAACCTGCGTGA